In Erinaceus europaeus chromosome 10, mEriEur2.1, whole genome shotgun sequence, one DNA window encodes the following:
- the MEGF6 gene encoding multiple epidermal growth factor-like domains protein 6 isoform X2, with the protein MQPPRARGLALLCCLGLLGGLGLVAGTHHHHSWRGCYPCRLGLAGHPVSARRPDVDECQVHNGGCQHQCVNTPGSYHCECQPGSRLHADGRTCLAMNSCTVGNGGCQHECVQLTTTQHRCQCRPDFQLQEDGKRCARRSPCADRNGGCMHTCQVSQGLAHCQCHAGYWLAADRKACEDVDECATGLARCAHGCLNTRGSFKCMCHAGYELGADGRQCYRIEMEIVNSCEVDNGGCSHVCSHSSTGPQCTCPSGYQLDEDRKTCIDVDDCARAPCCQQLCSNSPGGYECSCNAGYKLSPDGCSCDDVDECASGHGGCEHRCVNLAGSFRCSCKAGYQLDEDHRGCSSLELLEVDLDGQLPSVRPLPHVAVLQDELLRLFQDDYVASEEEAEARGQHMLKEKFVCLDASFGPDCSLTCDDCENGGTCLLSLDGCDCPDGWTGLICNETCPPDTYGKNCSLSCKCQNGGTCDPLTGACRCPLGVGGASCEDGCPKGFYGKHCHRKCRCAHHGRCHRLYGACLCDPGLYGRFCHLACPPWAFGPGCSEECQCEQRYTRACDPRDGRCSCKAGYQGQQCQDECQLGFFGPGCQHTCKCPLGVACDPISGACGKQCPAGLLGKDCELECPGGTFGVNCSGSCSCGGAPCDPVTGQCLCPPGRTGKDCGADCPQGHWGLGCQELCLACEHGATCEPKTGACLCPPGYVGTRCQEACPTGWFGPGCQTRCSCTNDGHCHPVTGHCSCAPGWTGLSCQRACDSGHWGPDCSHHCNCSAGQGSCEPISGQCLCEAGYEGLQCERRCPQGRFGPGCAQQCQCENGAACDHVSGVCTCLAGWRGTFCEQACPAGFFGLDCRGACACPPGTFCHPKNGTCFCPPGRQGPHCAQACPRGWFGEACAQRCECPPAAACHHITGECHCPPGITGASCEHACPPGTFGKNCSQQCQCSGHNQACHPTSGACTCAPGFHGPNCQQRCPPGLFGLGCEQQCECLNGGSCDAAMGTCHCLQGFLGANCSLGCPRDRYGVNCEGVCTCKNGGLCHTADGSCSCRLGWTGPHCEQPCRPGYFGAACRLLCSCHNNGSCDPVSGACRCAPGFYGQACEHSCPHGFHGTGCQEACRCQHGALCHPISGQCLCPAGLLGQFCERECEPGSFGEGCLQQCDCQGNMPCDPVSGHCFCLPGRSGATCDLGCREGFFGPGCALPCGCGGGAGCDPVSGRCHCLDNHVGPTCQQGPSAPASLDTAEKH; encoded by the exons CCATGAACTCTTGCACCGTGGGCAACGGTGGCTGCCAGCATGAGTGTGTACAGCTCACAACCACCCAGCACCGCTGCCAGTGCCGGCCTGACTTCCAGCTGCAGGAAGATGGCAAGCGCTGTGCCC GGAGAAGCCCGTGTGCTGATCGGAATGGTGGCTGCATGCACACCTGCCAGGTATCCCAGGGCCTCGCCCACTGCCAATGCCACGCTGGCTACTGGCTGGCCGCCGACCGCAAGGCCTGTGAAG ATGTGGATGAATGTGCCACGGGCCTGGCCCGGTGTGCCCATGGCTGCCTCAACACTCGGGGGTCCTTTAAGTGCATGTGCCATGCAGGCTATGAGCTGGGTGCTGATGGCCGGCAGTGTTACC GGATCGAGATGGAGATCGTGAACAGCTGTGAGGTAGACAATGGTGGCTGTTCCCATGTCTGCAGCCACAGTAGCACGGGGCCCCAGTGTACCTGCCCCTCTGGCTACCAGCTGGATGAGGACCGGAAGACCTGCATTG ATGTGGATGACTGTGCCAGGGCCCCATGTTGCCAGCAGCTGTGCAGCAACAGCCCCGGAGGGTACGAATGCAGCTGCAATGCTGGCTACAAGCTCAGCCCCGACGGATGTAGCTGTGATG ATGTGGATGAGTGTGCCTCAGGCCATGGAGGATGTGAGCATCGTTGCGTGAACCTGGCTGGCTCCTTCCGGTGCTCCTGCAAGGCAGGCTACCAGCTGGATGAAGACCATAGGGGGTGCTCCT CTCTGGAACTGCTAGAGGTGGACCTGGATGGCCAGCTGCCCTCGGTGCGGCCTCTTCCGCACGTGGCTGTGCTGCAGGATGAGCTTCTCAGGCTCTTCCAGGATGATTATGTGGCAtctgaggaggaggcagaggcccGGGGCCAACACATGCTGAAAGAGAAGTTCG TCTGTCTGGATGCTTCCTTTGGTCCTGACTGTAGCCTGACCTGTGATGACTGTGAGAATGGAGGGACCTGCCTCCTCAGTCTGGATGGCTGTGACTGCCCTGATGGCTGGACGGGCCTTATCTGCAATGAGA CTTGTCCTCCAGATACCTATGGAAAGAACTGCAGCCTTTCCTGCAAATGCCAGAACGGGGGTACCTGTGACCCCTTGACAGGGGCTTGCCGCTGTCCCCTGGGAGTCGGTGGGGCCAGCTGTGAGGACG GCTGCCCCAAGGGCTTCTATGGCAAACACTGCCACAGGAAGTGCCGCTGTGCCCACCATGGTCGCTGCCACCGCCTCTACGGGGCCTGCCTCTGTGACCCTGGTCTCTATGGCCGTTTCTGCCACCTGG CCTGCCCACCGTGGGCCTTTGGACCTGGCTGCTCAGAGGAGTGCCAGTGTGAACAGCGCTACACAAGGGCATGTGACCCCAGGGACGGCCGCTGCTCCTGCAAGGCAGGCTACCAGGGGCAGCAGTGCCAGGATG AGTGCCAGCTGGGTTTCTTTGGGCCTGGGTGCCAACACACATGCAAGTGCCCTCTGGGCGTGGCCTGTGACCCCATCAGTGGAGCATGTGGGAAGCAGTGTCCTGCTGGGCTACTGGGGAAGGACTGTGAGCTAG AGTGCCCTGGGGGAACATTTGGTGTGAACTGCTCAGGCTCCTGTTCCTGTGGTGGGGCCCCCTGTGACCCAGTCACTGGCCAGTGCCTGTGTCCACCAGGCAGGACTGGAAAGGACTGTGGGGCAG ACTGTCCCCAGGGCCACTGGGGGcttggctgccaggagctctgTCTAGCGTGTGAGCATGGAGCCACCTGTGAGCCCAAGACAGGAGCCTGCCTGTGCCCACCTGGATATGTGGGCACCCGCTGCCAGGAAG CATGCCCAACAGGCTGGTTTGGGCCTGGCTGCCAGACCAGGTGCTCATGCACCAATGACGGGCATTGCCACCCAGTGACTGGACACTGCAGCTGTGCCCCTGGGTGGACTGGCCTTAGCTGCCAGAGAG CATGTGACAGTGGGCACTGGGGACCAGACTGCAGCCACCACTGCAACTGCAGTGCCGGCCAGGGGAGCTGTGAGCCCATCAGTGGACAATGCTTGTGTGAGGCCGGCTACGAGGGCCTGCAGTGTGAGCGCC GGTGTCCCCAGGGCCGCTTCGGACCTGGTTGTGCACAGCAGTGCCAGTGTGAGAATGGGGCTGCCTGTGACCATGTGAGTGGGGTATGCACCTGTCTGGCCGGCTGGCGGGGAACCTTCTGTGAGCAAG CCTGCCCAGCTGGCTTCTTTGGACTGGACTGCCGTGGAGCCTGTGCCTGCCCCCCTGGGACTTTTTGCCACCCCAAGAATGGCACCTGCTTCTGTCCCCCTGGTCGCCAGGGCCCCCACTGTGCCCAAG CCTGTCCAAGGGGGTGGTTTGGAGAGGCCTGTGCCCAGCGCTGTGAGTGCCCACCTGCTGCTGCCTGCCACCACATCACTGGGGAGTGCCACTGTCCCCCAGGCATCACTGGAGCCAGCTGTGAGCATG cctgcccaCCAGGCACCTTTGGAAAGAACTGCAGCCAGCAGTGCCAGTGCTCTGGTCATAACCAGGCCTGCCACCCCACCTCGGGAGCCTGCACCTGTGCCCCCGGCTTCCATGGCCCCAACTGCCAGCAGC GGTGCCCACCAGGGCTATTTGGTCTGGGCTGTGAGCAGCAGTGTGAGTGTCTCAATGGAGGCTCTTGTGATGCTGCCATGGGTACCTGCCACTGCCTGCAGGGCTTCCTGGGGGCCAACTGCAGCCTTg gatgcCCCCGAGACCGATACGGCGTGAACTGTGAGGGTGTCTGCACCTGCAAGAATGGGGGCCTGTGCCACACTGCTGATGGCAGCTGCTCTTGCAGACTGGGTTGGACGGGGCCCCACTGTGAGCAAC CCTGCCGTCCTGGGTACTTTGGGGCTGCCTGCCGCCTGCTCTGCTCCTGTCACAACAATGGTAGCTGTGACCCTGTCTCGGGTGCCTGCCGCTGTGCCCCTGGCTTCTACGGCCAGGCCTGCGAGCACT CCTGTCCCCATGGCTTCCATGGGACTGGCTGCcaggaggcctgcaggtgtcagCATGGGGCCCTCTGCCACCCCATCAGCGGCCAGTGCCTCTGCCCCGCTGGCCTGCTTGGCCAGTTCTGTGAGAGGG AGTGTGAGCCTGGCTCATTTGGAGAAGGCTGCCTTCAGCAGTGTGACTGCCAGGGGAACATGCCCTGTGACCCTGTCTCCGGCCACTGCTTCTGCCTGCCAGGGCGTTCAGGGGCCACCTGTGACCTTG GCTGCAGAGAGGGCTTCTTCGGGCCAGGCTGTGCCCTGCCCTGTGGCTGTGGGGGTGGAGCAGGCTGTGACCCTGTGAGTGGACGGTGCCACTGCTTGGACAACCACGTGGGGCCCACATGCCAGCAAG GGCCTTCAGCTCCAGCCTCCCTCGACACGGCAGAGAAGCACTAG